Genomic DNA from Pseudoalteromonas rubra:
TGTTCATTGGGTCAGACCTATGTCGATGGCGAATGCCAGGGTACGCCGACCAACTATACCACCTGGCAAAGTGCCCTGGTGGCGGCCAGTCGTAACCAGACCTATGCGCAAAAAGGGCAGTGGCGTTTGCCCAATATCAAGGAGCTGGGCTCTCTGGTCGAGCGCTCCTGCGTTGCCCCGGCCATCAATCTGGGCACCTTTCCCTCGACCCCGTCGGCCGCCTACTGGTCAAACACCTTTGATGCGGATCAGGTTAATCAGGCCGCCGGTATCAAAGGGCGTATCGTGGACTTTACCGATGGCACTGAGTTCCTGACCGATGTCAGTTTACACCGACTGGTTCGCATGGTGCGTGATCTCACGGCGCAATAGCGGACGCTCAGCGGCACTGATCTGCTTGTGCGTTTCAGTGTCTGCACCTCGGCCTGCGTGGTGCGCAGGCTGCCTAATCTTGCCATAACAGGCATTCCCCCGGAACGACAAAAGAGGAGGGGCGTGTGGACAACCTGTTGTTTCAGGTCGGCCTTTTACTGATCGTCAATTCGCTCTTGCGCAGCCACATCAAAGCACGCTCAGGTCGGGCGATGTATCTGGTTTTCTTATTGGGTGTGCCACTGCATGAGTTTGCCCACTGGGTGGCGGCCAAAGTGAGCGCCTGTCAGATCACACAGTCACAATTTATCCCCCGGTTTACGCATCGCCAGCTGGGCTATGTGCAGTATGTCTGCCCCTGGCCGCAGCCATTGCGGGCACTGATCCATACCTGGGTTGGTCTGGCACCCGTGTGGTTAGGTGGCCTGATATTGGTCGGATCACCGGGAGGCGACCTGGCCCAGACGTCACCCGGAATGACGCTCCTGTATGGTGCCCTGGGGGTGATCATTGCACAGTGCATGTTACCGTCTGGTCAGGATCTCAAGATTGCGCTGCCGGGGTTATTGATCCTCAGTGCGGGGGCAGCCCTGCTGCTTCGCCCGGCACACATGATGAGCGTCCTTGAGCATGTGATTGTTGCGTTACAGACCCCATTGAGTTGTCTGTTAGTGTATCAATTATTCGCGGTGCTGGTCATTGAGGGGGGGCGTCTGGCAAGGTAACAGGGTGACAGCCTGGTGGTGAAGGTCTGCAAGGGTGAGAACATTTTTGTGGAGTAATCCGGGATAGCGCATTATTATGTAGCCACACGGATCACCCCATAACCCTGTTGCAGACTTTGTACATTATGAATATTCAGCACGTTCTGAGCGATAGCTTCTTGTCATTAAATCAGCCAAAAGAATCCTTTTTGTATGCCGTGGTGTCTGACTTTCTGTCGCAGTCGTTTGCGGTCTCAGAAATCAAAAGCTTCCAATGGCTGGAAGCGGCATTAGAGTGTGCCAGCAAAGAGGTCTACAAACAAATTGAGCATGGCACCTATCTGTTCCCGACATATAAAGAGCGTCTGATGGGGGTCATCACGGATTATCTGGTGAGTCGGATTGGGTGCAGTGCAGAGCAGCTGGCCGAGCACCTGGAGCTGGAACTGCACCGCTATTGTGCGACCCCGATGGAATGTGCTGCCGGCGAGCTCATGAGTGATATTCTTGAGCATCAGGCGTACTGGTTGTGTGAGTTTTTATGCTTTATTTATTGTCTGGAAAATCACATCGACACGCGACCGAATGAGGTGTATCTGAACGGCCGTTACTCGGTGTTTGCGGATGCCCACAATGAGCGACTGAAGATCCACCAGAGTGCGTTACGACTGATGGAGCGGGGGCAGATTGAAGTGAATGATTATAAGGATCTGGAGCTCTATTTTGCGGACTTCTTTATGCTGCTATTTTCCAAAGACGAGGTCTTACAGCGGCGCATTGCCAATGGCATTAAAGTGTCCTGAGCACACCCTGTGCGCCCGGATAACGACTTGCTCGGTTACCGCGGCGCAGGCATAGACAGGGGGGAGGCGCGTTTAATCGACCCGGTATTGCTCGATGTCGTCGTGATCAATGAGGTTTTGAAACACCAGCGGGCGACGCCCCCGGCCAGACCACTCATGCACTTTGCCGGCCTCATCGACATAGCGGTAGCGGATCACGGCTTTGCTGCCTTTGGGCTTCGCGCTGGCGGTTTCTCTGGCGATATTGACCACATCTTCTTCTGATACCCCCAGCTCAGCGGCCATGCGGGCAAGCTGCTTTTTGACGGTGTCTTTGCGGATCTGCTCAGTCTGCTCGGTTTCCTGCTTTTTCGCGATCAGTGCATCAGTGAGCTGCACAAATTTACGCTGATACTGTTGCACCTCCTGGCTGGTCAAAGCCTGAAACTCTCTGGTCAGTGCCCGTTTTGATTGAATGGATTTCAAAAAAGTGGTCATTCGATTCCCTTTTATTGGCCTGTGCGGATCGCGTTTTGACGCGACTTCAGGACAGTTGTGTTACGCAATCTCTTCATTGTAATTGAAAAGCTGCTGGTAAAACAGCTGCCATATTTCGCCATCTCTGGCGCTCAGCGGCAACGTGCTGTGGCGCAGCCGATCGCACGCGGTGATGACCTGATCGAGTGACGCTTGTTGTTGTAACGCCAGTGTCAGTCTGGCCTGTGCCAGCATGTCCTGTAAGGCGTAAGGGCAGGGGAGGTCGGACAGACTGTGCCACAGCAGCAGTGCCAGGTGCACATCCTGGCCATCGTCCACGGCGAGCGACTCACCCGGTATACAGCACGCGCGCACAAAGGCACGCACCAGTAACGCCCGCAGCCCGTCCAGATAGTGCGTCAGATCATCGTCAGGCGCACTGTTGGCGACCGCCGCCAGGGTGTCGGTGAACAACGGCAAGGCGTAAGCCTGCAGGGCACTGTGCGTAAAGAGGTTCATGGTTGCGCTCCTGGTAAAGGGTGAGGGTGGCTGAGGATTGGGTCAAAGTCACTCAGCGCCAGACTGTCGGCCTTTTTCAGCTCATACACAGCCCCCTTGTCATCTTCCATGAGCAGGAAGGTCGCTCCCAGGTGGAAGATCAGCGTTAAATTGGGGCTGGTGAATGTAAACTCTGTGAGTTGCCCAAAGGACTCTGCGTGGGTGTTCGGCTGGCATCCGGGCCAAGGCTGGTCGGGGTCGGGAGAGGAGGACGCGGCACTCAGTACACCGGGGATGGGGCGGTTAGCACCGCCTAATCGGATCCCCTCGGCGGAGATCACCAGATCGAATGCCTGATCGAGTATAAACTGCTGCTTACACCACCCGGGGTTGTAAATCCAGTGTCCCGTCAGGGCATCCAGTTGCGACGATGACACCGCTTTGAGGTGTAACCGGTTGGCAGCGTGCTGTTGCGGTGCCGGCTCTGTGTGTCTGTCACATCCCATCAGCATGCCGACTAAACACACAGTAGCGAGGATTTTTCTCATCTGCAGGGACTCCAAAGTAGACCAATCAGGGTGGCTGCTTGTCCACCAATAGGGCCATTACCCTAAATGAAATCGCCCCATAAGGCGCGAATTAGGCGCCACGAAATAAGCCTGTCTATTTTTTTTAGGGTGCCCGGAGGGGGCGTATAATCCGGCCCATTGACCCGCGAGCTGCAAAGAGCGTACATGAAACAGATCTTCGCCCTAATCGAACAAATAGAGCACTCCCGCATGAGCTATGAGGATTTCCTCGACATTGAAGCGCAGTTGCAGACGTTATGGATAGCGGTACGGGAGGAGCAGGCGCCCGCCTCGGTCTGCCTGCTGGCCGATATCGCACTTAACATCTGTCAGGCGATCCGGATTGCCAACATACAGGGCTCCTTTTCAATGGACATTCAGGGCTACGTCGCCAGCCAGTCTTGCCAGTACTGGTTGAGTAAGTTTCACGCTATGACTGGGTGATGGTGTGATTGGTTGTGCTGTACCTACCTGCGTGTGCCCCCGACCCCCTCAGAGGATCACTTGTTACTGAAGTACAGGCCCAAGGTTGGGGGGTCGTAAATCACGCATGCCGATGGTTACCCGGGTAGAATTGTGCCGATCACGAATGTCTGGAGTAGCGAATGAAAATCAAGCACGTTTTTGCACTGGTAGCAGCAATGGCAGTGTGTGGAGCCCATGCTGAAATCATCCAGTACCAGTTTAATCATGCTCAGAGTGGGGCGGTTACCGCTATCAGTCCCAATGCGCCAATTGAATATCTGAGTGCCAAAGGCAACATCCGGTTTGTGTTGTCTTCTGGTCTGGACCGCAAAATTCGCTTACGACTACTCAACGCACAGGGCACGCAAATTGCGCAGCAGGAAAGTTCTTTGATCACCCCCTCAGATCGGCTGACGGTGGACGGGAGAAGTTACTACGGCAAAGAACTCTATGTACAGGCACCCGGTGAAGGTGAATATCAGGTGGTTCAGGAGGTTCTGTCGACCAATGGAGACATAGTACAAACCTTTCGTCGGCAAATTGCCATAGATACCACGGCACCGGTGGCCAATACCACGCTGTGGGTCAGCGGTGACAGGGGGTATAATCAGGTCTACACCGGGGATCTGTGGAAACTCGGTATGGGTGGCTCCGGACAGGGGATCATCAATATGAGTGAGTTGACCGATGACACCATGATCGACAATGTCACGATGGAGCTCTATCGGCAAAATGGCCAGCTATACCATATTCGGCCAGCCAGCTATGATCTGCAGACACAAAAAGCGGTCAGGCGATATGACGCAGGCTTATTTCCGAGCTCTAACCTGGACGAAGTGTTTACCCTCAAAATGATAGCCCGGGATGTGGCAGGCAATTTTATTACCGCCACGCAAAAGGCGATGTTTGACAACGTCAATAACATATCCGGGCGGCCTTTTGCTGTGTATGATCCGGATGTCACGGCAGAATTAGTCCCCGGTGCCGCAGGGTTCGTGCCCTATGAGCACGGTATGACAATCAAAACCAATCCGATCAAATTACTCTATCGCATTCCTCGCCTGGACTGGCACGAATATCGTCTGGGGGGGGTGCACGTTGTGAATGGCATTGGTGAGAGTAAAGTCCTGCATGTGAACAGTGAGTATGTGTACTTATACCTGTCAACACCGCACAACGCGCGCGGCACCAACGACGTGCGCTTTGTTAACTTTGGCACCTGGGGATCAATGGGGCTGGATTACGATTTGAAGCTGTCTGACTATGCACCTAAATCGCCCCTCCCAGAGAAGATTGAGTACAACTATTCAGACATCGGGTGGTCAAGCTGGCATCGTTACTATATTCACAACAGCAAATTGCCGGTGAGCATCAGCGGCGTGAGGATCACCGCACAATCCCGGCCTTACCCACAAACCTTCTCTCACAGCGGGGTGAGTTGTGTGATCCCTGCAGGACAGACATCCTGTTCGGCGTCATGGCAGCGTACGATGGCGAAGGGAACCCGGGGATACCTGCATGACGCCATGTCTTTGCGTAATGAAAGTGGCACGCTGATGGCCAGCCGTGCCTGGGCAGAAGTGAACTGGAACGACAGTGAATATCCTCAGGTCACCCCTGAGCATGATCCCTTAACCAATACCCTCACTGCCTATATATTTCAGGCAGCCCGGGGGGCATACTTTGATCGCCTGCGGTTGCGGGGCGCCTGGCTGGAAGACCGCCATGGCAATCGCTTACAGGTAGACGGCGGCAGAAGCGCAGAAAGTGGCGGGAACTATACCTACACATGGGATCTCGATACCTTGCCTGAAGGGACCTTTGAGGTGTATGTCGTGGCGGAAGAAATGCACGGCCCGACGACCCGTGAATCTGCCCTGACCATCACCTCTGACAGAACGGCGCCGACCTTGTCGGTGAGTGTACGTGGCGACGGTCAGGTGACGTCTCTGGATGACATTGTGATCACGGCCTCGGATGCAGTGTCTGCAATTCATTTTGAGTCGGTGCGCCTGCAAGGCGGTCCGGCCCGGGAAGATATTTATTTGTCCACCCGTCAGCTCAGCAGCAATACTTATGCACTGGCCTATCCGGTGATGTTTCCCAGCATGAGTGTGGGAGAGGGCTATACGCTGACGGTGACCGCCGCGGATGAGCAAGGCAATGCACGCACTGAAACGCTGAGCTTTGACTATCAGCCCCGTCAGGTTGCCATGCTCAATGACGATGCCCAGTTACGCCTGCCGAACATTAACCGTACCATACTGCGGCTGAACGGGTTAAACCCGATTTACTCCGATGTGGTTAAGCTGGGGGATGGCAGCAAAGTGCACGGGACCTATCCGATTTACGTGACCGTGCGCAGTGACGCCCAGGGCAGTGTGGTGGTCGAAGGCACCGAAGTGGCGCCGGGTCAGACGGTCACGATCACCAACGCGTATAACTTTGATGCCCATGACAATCGTTATGACTTGTCATTGCATCCGGCCGATCCGACTATCAGAACGCAGGGCAGTTTGCTGATCGGCTCAACCGCACCGAACGCGCCGATTTTGGTGACTGGTTATGACTTTGTTGAGCTGGCGCAGGAGACCAGTTATAACGCGGAGCCTCTGGCCGTGGTAGAGCGCCTGGCACTCAACATGAAGCTGACCGGCACCAGCAACTTCTGCCGCACTTTGACGACCGATCCCGCCGTGGCTGCGAATTCTGACCCTTATGCAAACCCCAGCTGTCTGGTCCGGTTTGATTCACCACTGGTGAAAACGGCTTTGTCACACAATGGCGATCAGGTGACTCTGAATGGCTATGTGTCATCTTTAAAGACCCAGAGCGTGCGGGCCCGCGTGTACACGTATGGCTATCGGGGAGAGCTGATCCAGCTGGCGGATGAATTATATGCCATCACGCCTCGCTCTCCCAATGGTACGCTCCCGACGACCTTACTTAATGCCAAAGCCACCTTGCTGCATGAAATTGAAGCACTGGATGTGAAGGCCGCATTTGAGGCATTTAAAGGGTGCCAACTGACCGATATCCGTGAGCAGGCGATCGAGTTCGCTTTTGACAATACCCCGGATGACATACTGCCGCGTTGTCTGGTTGAGTGGCAGTCGTTTCCTGACGGGATCGTTGCCTTGCCCGGCACCGAGTCTCTGGGTGGCTATGCTCAGACGCTCGGCGACAGTGAAATTCGCTGGACCATCTCGATTTTTCACAATGGCAGCGATCCGATCACCCTGGCACAGGGCCAGCATGCCCTGTCAGTCATTGCGCCCACTGCGCCACACTTACAGAGCACACAGTTGCGCCTGAGCAATGGCACCATGACGCAGGGAGAGAGTCATTTTGTGCGTGATAGCCGTGCTGAGACGTCGGCTTTGTTATTTAGCGTAGCCGTCAGGGACTATCCACAGCGGATTGTGATTGGCGATCTCGGCTGTGTGGTCCCGGCTGGCCAGAGCGAATGTCAGGTGCCACTGAAAGTGGGCCCGCTTGGTGATAAGCAAACTGAGATCCAGGGACGTATGGCGCTGCCCATCGACATTGATGCCACCCGACCTTATTTTGCCCCTCGTGATCAGGGTCATTTTGAACATGACATTGTCTGGGATTATACGCCCCCTAAGATTGACAGTGTCCACATCAATAATGCCCAGGATGGCAGAGAGCTGGTTGCGACCGTGGCACATGAACAGCTGACGCTGACGCAGGATCAGGTCGCGGTGGTGGTTTACTCGCCGTTTGCGCAGACGCTCACTGACAATACCTGGCGGCTTTTGGATCCCACTTTGACCTTCCTGGTGGATGACGCTATCGAGTTCGAGCAGGCCGTTAAAATTGATGACAATGTGTTCTTTTTTGACCATGAGAAGCGGGACTTGGATGTCAACAACACCACTGCACCGCTGAGTATTAGGGTAATAGGGAATTATCTGGTCTATCTGTATAGCTTTCATTCGCTGCCCGATGGTGCTTTTCGCTTTGCAATGAATGTGCGAGATCATTACACCAACGGGGCCGACTATGAGCATGAGACCTTTCTGATGCAGCGTACAGTCCCGCAGATCCAGCTGAGCTTTTTACGCGACCGGCTGAGAAAAAATGTCGATGGGATTTATTTTCTGGATGACTTTGGCGCGGTGACCAACCCCGGCTGGGATACACAGAATGAAATTTATGAGGCCACGTTTGGCGGTATCGCACTGACACTGACCGACGATTTGAACGAGCCCCGGGAAAACGTGAAATTTTTTGCCGGTGACGTGAGTGCGCTGACGCCAGGACAGAGCTATCCCCTGATTGTTAAAGCCAGGGACACCGCCGGTAATATCATGGTGCTGAGCGAAGACATGACCTATGCGCCGTCGAGTTTCAATATTAAAACTAGCACCGGCAGCAATGTATTGTATGAAAAGTCTCAGCGTGGCACAGCGTATATTTCACAACGCTTGTATCAATGTAATTTTGCCGGCTCGCGCGAGCTTGCGGTGTCGCTCAGTCGTCCTGCCCGCAAGGGATGTTATGTGGCCATCGATCATATGCCCGATGGTATGGACAGTGTGTTTCAGGGCTGGGCAGTGACGGTCACCGGCTCGGTACTCTCTAAAGAGGACAATGAAATCACCTACAGTGTGTATGTGGTGGATCAGGATGGCGATGAGGTCCGTGTTAAAACGGATTCGCTGGCGTGGGATGTGAAACCGACCGAAGCGATGACACTGACACTGAATCCGATGGTTAAGCTGGCAGACAATGTCATTGGGGTGACGCCAGAGGCACCGGTGTTGTCGCGCTATACCATTGAAGACGTGTCCGGTGAAGTGAATATGTCAATCTTCAGGGGGGAGCTGCACAGTGAGGAGTTTATCAGCCAACGCAGTCATAAACCCATTTATGATCTCTTTGGGGTGATCCGTGACGATGATGTCACATCGCGCACGGTCTTCGATCGCTACCAACTCAAAGTTGGGGCAACCTACAACCTGGCACCGGACATTGGCGTGCACGACACCCGGGATGTGATAGTACTGCCGTCACGCCGTACGGCGCTGAACCTGAGTATGGATAATGGCACTGAGTTGCTCAGTACGGACAGCAGCACGGTGACGGCACATATGGGGTTGTGGTCCTGGAAAGACAAACAAAGTCAGTATGATCCCCGTACTATGGGGGAGTGGGACATTTACATTGCGTATAAATCGAATACCAATGACGAAGTGATCCTGACCGATACAAAGATGAGCGATGGGGACGGACGTGCGCAGTTTACCGTGGAAATGGCAGATCTGTTCCGTAAAAGCAGCTCGTTTTATGCCGTTGCCAAAGTGCGTTCACCCCATGCTGAGTACAGTCATACACTCAAGTCTACCCCTTTGTTTGTACGCTTATTGCTCGGCACCGGGGTTGAGGGCAAACTCAGTAGTAACATGGTCAGTGGTAAAGCCCCGTTTACCACCCTGATCCGGTACGAATACGACTCACTGGAAGATATGGTGGCAGGGAATGATATGCGCTGGGAGGTCTCGGAGGACCAGCAAAGTTGGCGTGAACTGACGCAGTTCAGTGGTCGCTCTGCCATTCCTTATCTGATGAGCGAGGTGGGAGACAAGTACATTCGGGCCATCGTGACCAATAAAAATACCCAGGAGAGCAGTACCTCAGATACGCTGCGGATCAGCGCGTATAACAAAGCCAACCTGTCC
This window encodes:
- a CDS encoding H-NS histone family protein — protein: MTTFLKSIQSKRALTREFQALTSQEVQQYQRKFVQLTDALIAKKQETEQTEQIRKDTVKKQLARMAAELGVSEEDVVNIARETASAKPKGSKAVIRYRYVDEAGKVHEWSGRGRRPLVFQNLIDHDDIEQYRVD
- a CDS encoding Ig-like domain-containing protein, coding for MKIKHVFALVAAMAVCGAHAEIIQYQFNHAQSGAVTAISPNAPIEYLSAKGNIRFVLSSGLDRKIRLRLLNAQGTQIAQQESSLITPSDRLTVDGRSYYGKELYVQAPGEGEYQVVQEVLSTNGDIVQTFRRQIAIDTTAPVANTTLWVSGDRGYNQVYTGDLWKLGMGGSGQGIINMSELTDDTMIDNVTMELYRQNGQLYHIRPASYDLQTQKAVRRYDAGLFPSSNLDEVFTLKMIARDVAGNFITATQKAMFDNVNNISGRPFAVYDPDVTAELVPGAAGFVPYEHGMTIKTNPIKLLYRIPRLDWHEYRLGGVHVVNGIGESKVLHVNSEYVYLYLSTPHNARGTNDVRFVNFGTWGSMGLDYDLKLSDYAPKSPLPEKIEYNYSDIGWSSWHRYYIHNSKLPVSISGVRITAQSRPYPQTFSHSGVSCVIPAGQTSCSASWQRTMAKGTRGYLHDAMSLRNESGTLMASRAWAEVNWNDSEYPQVTPEHDPLTNTLTAYIFQAARGAYFDRLRLRGAWLEDRHGNRLQVDGGRSAESGGNYTYTWDLDTLPEGTFEVYVVAEEMHGPTTRESALTITSDRTAPTLSVSVRGDGQVTSLDDIVITASDAVSAIHFESVRLQGGPAREDIYLSTRQLSSNTYALAYPVMFPSMSVGEGYTLTVTAADEQGNARTETLSFDYQPRQVAMLNDDAQLRLPNINRTILRLNGLNPIYSDVVKLGDGSKVHGTYPIYVTVRSDAQGSVVVEGTEVAPGQTVTITNAYNFDAHDNRYDLSLHPADPTIRTQGSLLIGSTAPNAPILVTGYDFVELAQETSYNAEPLAVVERLALNMKLTGTSNFCRTLTTDPAVAANSDPYANPSCLVRFDSPLVKTALSHNGDQVTLNGYVSSLKTQSVRARVYTYGYRGELIQLADELYAITPRSPNGTLPTTLLNAKATLLHEIEALDVKAAFEAFKGCQLTDIREQAIEFAFDNTPDDILPRCLVEWQSFPDGIVALPGTESLGGYAQTLGDSEIRWTISIFHNGSDPITLAQGQHALSVIAPTAPHLQSTQLRLSNGTMTQGESHFVRDSRAETSALLFSVAVRDYPQRIVIGDLGCVVPAGQSECQVPLKVGPLGDKQTEIQGRMALPIDIDATRPYFAPRDQGHFEHDIVWDYTPPKIDSVHINNAQDGRELVATVAHEQLTLTQDQVAVVVYSPFAQTLTDNTWRLLDPTLTFLVDDAIEFEQAVKIDDNVFFFDHEKRDLDVNNTTAPLSIRVIGNYLVYLYSFHSLPDGAFRFAMNVRDHYTNGADYEHETFLMQRTVPQIQLSFLRDRLRKNVDGIYFLDDFGAVTNPGWDTQNEIYEATFGGIALTLTDDLNEPRENVKFFAGDVSALTPGQSYPLIVKARDTAGNIMVLSEDMTYAPSSFNIKTSTGSNVLYEKSQRGTAYISQRLYQCNFAGSRELAVSLSRPARKGCYVAIDHMPDGMDSVFQGWAVTVTGSVLSKEDNEITYSVYVVDQDGDEVRVKTDSLAWDVKPTEAMTLTLNPMVKLADNVIGVTPEAPVLSRYTIEDVSGEVNMSIFRGELHSEEFISQRSHKPIYDLFGVIRDDDVTSRTVFDRYQLKVGATYNLAPDIGVHDTRDVIVLPSRRTALNLSMDNGTELLSTDSSTVTAHMGLWSWKDKQSQYDPRTMGEWDIYIAYKSNTNDEVILTDTKMSDGDGRAQFTVEMADLFRKSSSFYAVAKVRSPHAEYSHTLKSTPLFVRLLLGTGVEGKLSSNMVSGKAPFTTLIRYEYDSLEDMVAGNDMRWEVSEDQQSWRELTQFSGRSAIPYLMSEVGDKYIRAIVTNKNTQESSTSDTLRISAYNKANLSIKGPAQVYAGQNVMLSMYNYVDVLNAHDGVAMWSEDGGANWYEGSTQQRFVATEETKLIMGKFKYASTTDGAGKAAWSQARYYLRPVAPRPVMAQIRAPHLIEIGEPITVTGQVMNANGGVDLPIRYEWHLPDGSVRTDASFEYTPGSDYLDERNRLKLKLLAWVDGYRNATQSEALRFLETWTYRFPETSISVRSTVLVAPATVTGMIQQQRSFMPGIQYHYQWHETPQIEVARPNSIASQIVIKTPGVHELRATIVDSRGKAKEVSQFVDVLEPSPITGEMMTYASNRYQRAPLGIVARAKTSGGHPQDFMVDYQWYLNGEKVTVLQPRSPMHRFEIETAGDYEIRVEATSQFGQQVAFTEQVTIHPNKVPQCESVTDKMKLAMRVTARCTDEDGFITAYDWWFNGEYIGRGAPSTQLSLETYPNALVEYEAIDDAGGRTRGRFSW